A DNA window from Engraulis encrasicolus isolate BLACKSEA-1 chromosome 3, IST_EnEncr_1.0, whole genome shotgun sequence contains the following coding sequences:
- the LOC134444921 gene encoding sodium- and chloride-dependent glycine transporter 1-like yields the protein MQSGKGDYLSVATAAEQGGQPQRGTWSRRIEFVLASIGYAVGLSNIWRFPYLCYRNGGGAFFIPYFIMVFLCAMPMVYLEFSIGQLTQRGPVQAFTQLCPLLKGVGLGTVVVSFIFIGYFNTLMSWILFYLFSSLSPTLPWQSCNNTWNIPDTCSVAYTINDTGKESASQQFFKYRLLEISEGIEDMGGVRWELLGCLALAGVLEYLSIFKGVQLTGKVVYFTALFPYTILSILLVFTARLPGSADGVLFFLTPKWHKLLEIQVWIDALSQIFFSIGVGFGVMVSMSSYNNRNYNILRDSVIVACANSATSVFAGFVVFSALGSMAHQQNLTVDALAVGGPGLAFVVYPEILSAMPVPQLWAVLFFIMLLCLGLGSQEHTTG from the exons ATGCAGTCCGGCAAAGGCGACTACTTGAGCGTGGCAACCGCAGCTGAGCAGGGAGGACAGCCGCAGAGGGGCACCTGGAGCAGGAGGATCGAGTTTGTCCTGGCCTCCATCGGCTACGCTGTGGGGCTGTCCAACATCTGGAGGTTCCCTTACCTGTGCTACAGAAATGGAGGAG GTGCGTTCTTCATTCCGTACTTCATCATGGTCTTCCTCTGTGCCATGCCGATGGTGTATCTGGAGTTTTCCATTGGCCAGCTGACCCAGAGAGGGCCTGTGCAGGCATTCACCCAGCTCTGCCCCCTGCTCAAAG GAGTTGGTCTGGGTACGGTGGTGGTGTCCTTCATCTTCATCGGTTACTTCAATACCTTGATGAGTTGGATCCTGTTCTACCTCTTCAGCTCCCTCAGCCCCACTCTGCCCTGGCAGTCGTGCAACAACACCTGGAACATCCCAGACACCTGCTCTGTGGCCTACACCATCAACGACACGGGAAAGGAGTCAGCTAGCCAGCAGTTTTTCAA gTACAGACTTCTGGAGATCTCTGAGGGAATTGAAGACATGGGAGGTGTTCGGTGGGAGCTGCTGGGCTGCCTGGCTCTCGCCGGGGTTTTGGAATATTTAAGCATCTTCAAAGGAGTGCAGCTCACAGGGAAG GTAGTGTACTTCACTGCGCTGTTCCCCTACACCATCCTGTCCATCCTGTTGGTGTTCACGGCCAGACTGCCGGGCTCTGCAGACGGCGTACTCTTCTTCCTCACGCCCAAGTGGCACAAACTACTGGAGATCCAG GTTTGGATTGATGCACTCTCTCAAATCTTCTTCTCTATTGGTGTTGGATTTGGTGTCATGGTCTCCATGTCCAGCTACAACAACCGCAACTACAACATTCTGAG AGATTCTGTTATTGTGGCCTGTGCCAACTCGGCCACCAGTGTGTTTGCTGGTTTCGTGGTGTTCTCAGCCCTAGGGTCCATGGCCCATCAGCAGAACCTGACGGTTGATGCTCTGGCCGTTGGAG GTCCAGGCCTGGCGTTTGTGGTGTATCCTGAGATCTTGTCGGCCATGCCTGTTCCACAGCTATGGGCTGTCCTCTTCTTCATCATGCTGCTCTGCCTGGGACTAGGcagccag GAACACACCACAGGCTAG